From Sardina pilchardus chromosome 9, fSarPil1.1, whole genome shotgun sequence, a single genomic window includes:
- the LOC134092458 gene encoding myosin heavy chain, fast skeletal muscle-like, whose amino-acid sequence MGDAEMECFGPAAVYLRKRERERVEAQNAPFDAKTAFFVTEKDEMYLKGVLEKREGGKATVKTLCGKTLTVKEDEIHPMNPPKYDKIEDMAMMTHLSEPTVLYNLKERYAAWMIYTYSGLFCVTVNPYKWLPVYDSVVVNGYRGKKRVEAPPHIFSISDNAYQFMLQDRENQSILITGESGAGKTVNTKRVIQYFATIAVAGGGKKNEGTSGKMQGSLEDQIIAANPLLEAYGNAKTVRNDNSSRFGKFIRIHFGTSGKLASADIETYLLEKSRVTFQLSAERSYHIFYQLCTGHKAELIDALLITTNPYDFPMISQGEITVKSINDVEELIATDMAIDILGFTAEEKLGIYKLTGAVMHHGALKFKQKQREEQAEPDGTEIADKIAYLLGLNSADMLKALCYPRVKVGNEYVTKGQTVPQVNNAVSALCKSIYEKMFLWMVVRINEMLDTRQPRQFFIGVLDIAGFEIFDFNSLEQLCINFTNEKLQQFFNHHMFVLEQEEYKKEGIDWEFIDFGMDLAACIELIEKPMGIFSILEEECMFPKASDTTFKNKLYDQHLGKTKCFEKPKPVKGKPEAHFSLVHYAGTVDYNINGWLDKNKDPLNDSVVQLYQKSAVKLLCLLYASHAGAEADGGGKKAGKKKGGSFQTVSALFRENLGKLMTNLRSTHPHFVRCLIPNESKTPGLMENFLVIHQLRCNGVLEGIRICRKGFPSRILYADFKQRYKVLNASVIPDGQFIDNKKASEKLLGSIDIDQSQYKLGHTKVFFKAGLLGVLEEMRDEKLAALVTMTQALCRGYVMRKEFVKMMQRREAIYTIQYNIRSFMNVKTWPWMKLYFKIKPLLKSAETEKEMAAMKENYEKMKVDLEKALSRKKELEEKMVSLLQEKNDLQLAVAAESEGLSDAEERCEGLIKSKIQMEAKFKETSERLEDEEEINAELTAKKRKLEDECSELKKDIDDLELTLAKVEKEKHATENKVKNLTEEMASQDEAIAKLSKEKKALQEAHQQTLDDLQAEEDKVNTLTKSKSKLEQQVDDLEGSLEQEKKIRMDLERAKRKLEGDLKLAQESIMDLENDKQQSEEKNKKKDFEISQLLGKVEDEQSLGVQLQKKIKELQARIEELEEEIEAERAARAKVEKQRADLSRELEEISERLEEAGGATSAQIEMNKKRETEFQKLRRDLEESTLQHEATAAALRKKQADSVAELGEQIDNLQRVKQKLEKEKSEYKMEIDDLSSNMEAVAKSKANLEKMCRTLEDQLGEIKTKNDENVRQLNDFSVQRARLQTENGEMGRQLEERESLVSQLTRSKQAYTQQIEELKRQMEEEVKAKNSLAHAVQSARHDCDMLREQFEEEQEAKAELQRGMSKANSEVAQWRAKYETDAIQRTEELEEAKKKLAQRLQDAEECIEAVNAKCASLEKTKQRLQGEVEDLMIDVERANALAANLDKKQRNFDKVLAEWKQKYEESQAELEGAQKEARSMSTELFKMKNSYEETLDHLETLKRENKNLQQEISDLTEQLGETGKTIHELEKSKKSVEAEKCEIHTALEEAEATLEHEESKILRVQLELTQVKGEIDRKLAEKDEEIEQIKRNSQRVIDTMQSTLDSEIRSRNDALRIKKKMEGDLNEMEIQLSHANRQASEAQKQLRNVQGQLKDAQLHLDDAIRGQDDMREQVAMVERRNTLMLAEIEELRAALEQTERGRKVAEQELVDASERVTLLHSQNTSLLNTKKKLEADLVQIQGEVEDTVQEARNAEEKAKKAITDAAMMAEELKKEQDTSSHLERMKKNLEITVKDLQHRLDEAENLAMKGGKKQLQKLEARVRELETEVEAEQRRGADAIKGVRKYERRVKELTYQTEEDKKNVTRLQDLVDKLQLKVKAYKRQAEEAEEQANTHLSRHRKVQHELEEAQERADIAESQVNKLRAKSREIGKGKEAEE is encoded by the exons ATGGGGGATGCAGAGATGGAGTGCTTTGGTCCGGCGGCCGTCTACCtccgcaagagagagagggagcgagttgAGGCCCAGAACGCACCGTTTGATGCCAAAACAGCCTTCTTTGTGACAGAAAAGGATGAGATGTACCTAAAAGGTGTTCTTGAGAAAAGAGAAGGTGGCAAAGCCACTGTTAAAACTCTCTGTGGGAAA ACTCTTACTGTCAAGGAGGATGAAATCCACCCCATGAATCCTCCAAAGTATGATAAAATTGAGGACATGGCCATGATGACCCACCTCAGTGAACCAACTGTGCTGTACAACCTCAAAGAGCGTTATGCAGCATGGATGATCTAT ACCTACTCTGGGCTGTTCTGCGTCACTGTGAACCCCTACAAGTGGCTCCCTGTGTACGATTCTGTGGTTGTGAATGGGTACAGAGGCAAGAAAAGAGTTGAAGCTCCACCCCacatcttctccatctctgataACGCCTATCAGTTCATGCTTCAAG ATCGTGAAAATCAGTCTATCCTGATCAC TGGAGAATCTGGTGCTGGGAAGACTGTGAACACCAAGCGTGTCATCCAGTACTTTGCAACCATTGCAGTGGCtggaggaggaaagaaaaatgAGGGCACCTCTGGCAAAATGCAG GGGTCACTAGAGGATCAGATCATTGCAGCCAACCCTCTACTGGAGGCCTATGGTAATGCCAAGACTGTGAGGAATGACAACTCCTCCCGTTTT GGTAAATTCATCAGAATCCATTTTGGCACATCTGGCAAACTGGcttctgctgatattgagaCAT ATCTGCTGGAGAAGTCAAGAGTGACATTCCAGCTGTCTGCTGAGAGGAGCTACCACATCTTCTACCAGCTCTGCACTGGACACAAGGCTGAGCTGATTG ATGCCCTTCTTATCACCACCAACCCATATGATTTCCCGATGATCAGCCAAGGTGAAATCACTGTAAAGAGTATCAATGATGTGGAGGAACTCATAGCTACAGAT ATGGCTATCGATATCTTGGGCTTCACTGCTGAGGAGAAATTGGGCATCTACAagctgactggagctgtgatgCATCATGGGGCTTTGAAGTtcaagcagaagcagagagaagagcaggctGAGCCTGACGGCACTGAGA TTGCTGATAAAATCGCCTACCTCTTGGGCCTGAACTCAGCTGACATGCTGAAGGCTCTGTGCTACCCCAGAGTGAAGGTCGGAAATGAGTATGTGACTAAGGGCCAGACTGTACCACAG GTCAACAATGCTGTCAGCGCTCTGTGTAAGTCAATCTATGAGAAGATGTTCTTGTGGATGGTTGTCCGTATCAATGAGATGCTGGACACAAGGCAGCCAAGGCAGTTCTTCATTGGTGTGCTGGACATTGCTGGATTTGAGATCTTTGAT TTTAACAGCTTGGAACAGCTGTGCATCAACTTCACCAATGAGAAACTGCAACAGTTCTTCAACCACCACATGTTTGTTCTGGAGCAAGAGGAATACAAGAAAGAAGGAATTGACTGGGAATTCATTGACTTTGGCATGGATCTGGCTGCCTGCATTGAGCTTATTGAGAAG CCAATGGGCATCTTCTCCATCCTTGAAGAGGAGTGCATGTTCCCCAAGGCCTCAGACACTACCTTCAAGAACAAGCTGTATGACCAGCATCTTGGCAAAACCAAGTGCTTTGAGAAACCCAAACCAGTAAAGGGCAAACCAGAGGCTCACTTCTCCCTGGTGCACTATGCTGGCACTGTGGACTACAACATCAATGGCTGGCTGGACAAGAACAAGGATCCATTGAACGACTCTGTGGTGCAGCTGTACCAGAAGTCTGCAGTCAAGCTGTTATGTCTTCTGTATGCATCTCATGCTGGTGCTGAAG CTGATGGTGGCGGCAAGAAGGCAGGCAAGAAGAAGGGTGGTTCCTTCCAGACGGTGTCTGCTCTGTTCAGG GAGAACTTGGGCAAGCTGATGACCAACTTGAGGAGCACTCATCCTCACTTTGTGCGCTGCTTGATTCCCAATGAGTCAAAGACACCAG GTCTGATGGAGAACTTCCTGGTCATCCACCAGTTGAGGTGTAATGGTGTGCTGGAGGGCATCAGAATCTGCAGGAAAGGCTTCCCCAGCAGAATCCTTTATGCTGACTTCAAGCAGAG ATACAAAGTATTGAATGCCAGCGTCATCCCGGATGGTCAGTTCATCGATAACAAGAAGGCTTCAGAGAAACTCTTGGGCTCCATTGATATAGACCAGAGTCAGTACAAGTTAGGCCACACAAAG GTGTTCTTCAAAGCTGGTCTGCTGGGTGTCCTTGAGGAGATGCGAGATGAGAAATTGGCAGCTCTGGTCACAATGACTCAGGCCCTCTGCCGTGGATATGTAATGAGAAAGGAGTTTGTGAAGATGATGCAAAGGAG AGAGGCTATCTATACCATACAGTACAACATCCGCTCATTCATGAATGTGAAAACCTGGCCATGGATGAAGCTGTACTTCAAGATCAAGCCTCTTCTGAAGAGTGCTGAAACTGAGAAAGAAATGGCAGCAATGAAGGAAAACTATGAGAAAATGAAAGTGGACCTTGAAAAAGCTTTGTCCAGGAAGAAAGAACTTGAAGAGAAGATGGTCTCTCTACTGCAAGAGAAAAATGATCTGCAATTAGCGGTGGCAGCT GAATCTGAGGGCCTCTCAGATGCTGAGGAGAGATGTGAGGGTCTCATTAAGAGCAAAATCCAGATGGAGGCCAAATTCAAAGAGACGAGCGAGAgactggaggatgaagaggagatcAACGCTGAGTTGACTGCCAAGAAGAGGAAGCTGGAGGATGAGTGCTCTGAGCTGAAGAAAGACATTGATGACTTGGAGCTCACCCTGGccaaagtggagaaggagaaacatgCCACAGAAAACAAG GTTAAAAACCTTACTGAGGAGATGGCATCTCAAGATGAAGCCATTGCTAAGTTATCAAAGGAGAAGAAAGCCCTCCAAGAGGCACACCAGCAGACCCTGGATGATCTCCAAGCAGAGGAAGACAAAGTCAACACTCTGACCAAATCAAAGAGCAAACTTGAACAACAAGTGGATGAT CTGGAAGGGTCATTGGAGCAAGAGAAGAAGATTCGCATGGATCTGGAGAGAGCCAAGAGAAAGCTGGAGGGTGACCTGAAACTGGCCCAGGAATCCATAATGGATCTTGAGAATGACAAGCAGCAGTCtgaagaaaagaacaaaaa GAAAGACTTTGAAATTAGTCAACTTCTGGGGAAGGTTGAAGACGAACAGTCACTGGGAGTTCAGCTTCAGAAGAAGATTAAGGAACTCCAG GCTCGCATTGAAGAACTGGAAGAAGAGATTGAAGCTGAGCGTGCTGCTCGGGCTAAAGTTGAGAAGCAGAGAGCTGATCTCTCCAGGGAACTTGAGGAGATCAGTGAGAGGCTTGAGGAGGCTGGTGGGGCCACTTCTGCTCAGATTGAGATGAACAAGAAGCGGGAGACAGAGTTCCAGAAGCTGCGTCGTGATCTTGAAGAGTCCACTCTGCAGCATGAAGCTACTGCTGCCGCTCTGCGCAAGAAGCAGGCCGATAGTGTGGCTGAACTGGGCGAGCAAATTGATAACCTGCAGCGTGTCAAGCagaagctggagaaggagaagagtgaaTACAAAATGGAGATTGATGATCTCTCCAGTAACATGGAGGCTGTTGCCAAATCCAAG GCAAACCTTGAGAAGATGTGCAGAACTTTGGAAGACCAGCTCGGTGAAATCAAAACCAAGAATGATGAAAATGTCCGTCAATTAAATGACTTCAGTGTACAAAGAGCAAGACTTCAAACGGAGAATG GTGAGATGGGCCGCCAGCTCGAAGAGAGAGAGTCCCTTGTCTCTCAGCTGACTAGAAGCAAGCAAGCTTACACTCAGCAGATTGAGGAGCTGAAAAGGCAAATGGAGGAGGAAGTCAAG GCCAAGAATTCCCTGGCTCATGCTGTCCAATCAGCCCGTCATGACTGTGACATGCTCAGAGAGCAGtttgaggaggagcaggaggccaaGGCTGAGCTGCAGCGTGGAATGTCCAAGGCCAACAGTGAGGTGGCTCAGTGGAGAGCCAAATACGAAACTGATGCCATCCAGCGCactgaggagctggaggaggccaa GAAAAAACTTGCCCAACGTCTCCAAGATGCTGAAGAGTGCATTGAGGCTGTGAACGCCAAGTGTGCCTCTCTGGAGAAGACCAAACAGAGACTGCAGGGTGAAGTGGAGGACCTCATGATTGATGTAGAGAGAGCAAATGCACTGGCTGCCAACCTTGACAAGAAACAGAGAAACTTTGACAAA GTTCTGGCAGAATGGAAGCAGAAGTATGAAGAGAGCCAGGCTGAGCTGGAAGGTGCCCAGAAAGAGGCTCGCTCTATGAGCACTGAGCTCTTCAAGATGAAGAACTCCTATGAGGAGACTCTGGATCACCTGGAGACCCTGAAGAGGGAGAACAAGAACCTGCAAC AGGAAATATCAGACTTGACTGAGCAACTGGGTGAGACAGGAAAAACCATCCATGAGCTGGAAAAGTCCAAGAAGTCAGTAGAAGCAGAAAAATGTGAAATCCACACTGCACTTGAGGAGGCAGAG GCAACTCTTGAGCATGAGGAGTCCAAGATTCTCCGTGTCCAGTTGGAGCTCACACAAGTCAAGGGTGAGATTGACAGGAAGCTGGctgagaaggatgaggagattGAGCAGATCAAGAGGAACAGTCAGAGGGTGATTGACACCATGCAGAGCACTTTAGATTCTGAAATCAGGAGCAGAAATGATGCCCTGAGAAtcaagaagaagatggagggagacctcAATGAGATGGAGATTCAGCTCAGCCATGCCAATCGCCAGGCTTCTGAAGCTCAGAAACAGCTGAGAAATGTCCAGGGACAGCTCAAG GATGCCCAACTGCACCTTGATGATGCTATCAGAGGACAAGATGACATGAGAGAGCAGGTTGCCATGGTGGAGCGCAGGAACACCCTAATGCTGGCTGAGATTGAGGAGCTGAGAGCTGCTctggagcagacagagagaggccgcAAAGTGGCCGAGCAGGAGCTGGTGGATGCAAGTGAGCGTGTAACGCTGCTGCACTCCCAG AACACTAGTCTTCTCAATACCAAGAAAAAGCTGGAGGCTGATCTAGTTCAAATCCAAGGTGAGGTAGAAGACACGGTCCAAGAAGCCAGGAATGCAGAGGAAAAGGCGAAGAAAGCCATTACGGAT GCTGCCATGATGGCTGAGGAACTGAAGAAGGAGCAGGACACCAGTTCTCACctggagaggatgaagaagaaccTGGAGATCACAGTCAAAGACCTGCAGCACCGTCTGGATGAGGCTGAGAACCTGGCCATGAAGGGTGGCAAGAAACAACTCCAGAAACTGGAGGCTAGG GTGCGTGAGCTGGAAACTGAGGTCGAGGCTGAACAGAGACGAGGTGCTGATGCTATTAAAGGTGTCCGCAAATAtgagaggagagtgaaggagcTCACATATCAG ACTGAAGAAGACAAGAAGAATGTAACCAGGCTTCAGGACCTGGTAGATAAGCTGCAGCTGAAAGTGAAGGCCTACAAGAGACAGGCTGAGGAAGCT gaGGAGCAGGCCAACACTCACCTGTCCAGACACAGGAAGGTGCAGCATGAGCTTGAGGAGGCTCAGGAACGTGCTGACATCGCTGAGTCCCAGGTCAACAAGCTGAGGGCCAAGAGTCGTGAAATTGGCAAG GGCAAGGAAGCTGAAGAGTGA